From Deinococcus aquaticus, one genomic window encodes:
- a CDS encoding phospholipase A2 has protein sequence MRSFMLPAAALLSLTLAACSQTAAPTGALIASDYASRPELQDAGSQAILARYGNDPGLLATLREAYGETPRVLTLPAAPSISGLDLTSDRLAYVKRTGWGTVGNYNTQYAAYNGTSLPYAGLDWTRDGCSAPDGLGLGYREDFRPACNVHDFAYRNLKVYQRTDANRLTSDEAFHTNMKAICNAKSWYKQPACYSAAYAYYQGVRVGGSDSF, from the coding sequence ATGCGTTCATTCATGTTGCCCGCCGCCGCCCTGCTCTCCCTGACCCTCGCCGCTTGCTCCCAGACGGCCGCACCCACCGGCGCGCTGATCGCCAGCGATTACGCCTCCCGCCCCGAACTGCAGGACGCCGGCAGTCAGGCGATCCTCGCCCGCTACGGCAACGACCCCGGACTCCTCGCCACGCTGCGCGAAGCGTACGGCGAAACGCCCCGCGTCCTGACCCTGCCCGCCGCACCCAGCATCAGCGGCCTGGACCTGACCAGCGACCGCCTAGCCTACGTGAAACGCACCGGCTGGGGCACCGTGGGCAACTACAACACCCAGTACGCCGCGTACAACGGCACCAGTCTCCCCTACGCCGGCCTGGACTGGACGCGCGACGGATGCAGCGCCCCCGACGGCCTGGGCCTGGGCTACCGCGAGGACTTCCGCCCGGCGTGCAACGTGCACGACTTCGCGTACCGCAACCTCAAGGTCTACCAGCGCACCGACGCGAACCGCCTGACCAGCGACGAGGCCTTCCACACCAACATGAAAGCCATCTGCAACGCCAAGAGCTGGTACAAGCAACCCGCCTGCTACAGCGCCGCCTACGCCTACTACCAGGGCGTCCGCGTGGGCGGCAGCGACAGCTTCTGA